In a single window of the Caulobacter soli genome:
- a CDS encoding DUF2939 domain-containing protein, producing the protein MTVQKRIWDLIVLAIFVFAATFATAPWFAFRALKAAAQYEDVQAIAELVDFPAVRGSLTAELNDKTPAAVAPAEPPSIWRDPLGVFRKVIAPIAPPEPKVDRYLTIQGLSALTRGYAPGAAPAVPPKPASAMDKAKSAVAGPHPTIAYWDPNRVRISVKRPDQPSKITVFTFRRDKLFTWRLVHIRLPADER; encoded by the coding sequence ATGACTGTTCAAAAGCGGATCTGGGACCTGATCGTGTTGGCGATCTTCGTCTTCGCCGCCACCTTCGCCACCGCGCCCTGGTTCGCCTTCCGCGCCCTGAAGGCCGCCGCCCAGTATGAGGACGTGCAGGCGATCGCCGAACTGGTCGACTTCCCAGCGGTGCGCGGCAGCCTGACCGCCGAGCTGAACGACAAGACGCCGGCCGCCGTCGCCCCGGCCGAACCGCCCTCGATCTGGCGCGACCCGCTGGGCGTGTTCCGGAAGGTGATCGCCCCGATCGCCCCGCCCGAGCCCAAGGTCGACCGCTACCTGACCATCCAGGGCCTGTCGGCCCTGACCCGCGGCTACGCTCCCGGCGCGGCCCCGGCCGTCCCGCCCAAGCCGGCCAGCGCCATGGACAAGGCCAAGTCCGCCGTGGCCGGCCCACACCCCACCATCGCCTACTGGGACCCCAACCGGGTGCGGATCAGCGTCAAGCGTCCCGATCAACCGTCCAAGATCACCGTCTTCACCTTCCGCCGCGACAAGCTGTTCACCTGGCGGCTGGTGCATATCCGTCTGCCCGCCGACGAACGCTGA
- a CDS encoding AEC family transporter — protein MTHLLLDVPQRVVPFFLLVAAGVSLARLRLFDARMSAGLSSYVYWIGFPALLVHSLSHVGAPDRALALGLTAYGACALLVVALMAAVGAALRWTREERAGGSLSASLGNSAFLGLPIAAAVLGPEAARLSAGAVAVDFVVVAAVGVGLLGWAGGRSTWRSLMQALRNPIVLAAMTGSAMALLGLSLPGVLDRAVEAAAASGSPVALVALGVALGLTGLPAAGVPCEPTEEPPPPIPRWTPIIVAAVCKLLVLPVLVWFATGLIDAPLAFRLGATLLAATPTAVNVFIQTKAYSVFERGGARIVALTTAVSCISLSAVAILLEQYAAS, from the coding sequence TTGACCCATCTCCTGCTCGACGTGCCGCAGCGGGTCGTGCCGTTCTTCCTGCTGGTGGCGGCGGGCGTCAGCCTGGCCCGGCTGCGATTGTTCGACGCCCGGATGTCGGCGGGTCTGTCCAGCTACGTCTACTGGATCGGCTTTCCGGCCCTGCTGGTGCACTCGCTGTCGCACGTCGGCGCGCCCGATCGCGCCCTGGCCCTGGGCCTGACCGCCTACGGCGCCTGCGCCCTGCTGGTCGTGGCTCTGATGGCCGCCGTCGGCGCCGCCCTGCGCTGGACGCGCGAGGAGCGGGCCGGCGGATCGCTGTCGGCCAGCCTGGGCAACAGCGCCTTCCTGGGGTTACCCATCGCCGCCGCCGTGCTGGGCCCCGAGGCCGCCCGCCTGTCGGCCGGCGCGGTCGCGGTGGACTTCGTGGTGGTCGCGGCCGTGGGCGTGGGCCTGCTGGGCTGGGCTGGCGGCCGCTCGACCTGGCGCTCGCTGATGCAGGCCCTGCGCAATCCGATCGTGCTGGCGGCCATGACCGGCTCGGCCATGGCCCTGCTGGGCCTGTCGCTGCCCGGCGTGCTGGATCGGGCCGTGGAAGCCGCCGCCGCCTCGGGCAGCCCCGTGGCCCTGGTCGCCCTCGGCGTCGCCCTGGGCCTGACGGGCCTGCCGGCCGCCGGCGTGCCCTGCGAGCCGACCGAGGAGCCTCCCCCGCCCATCCCGCGCTGGACGCCGATCATCGTCGCCGCCGTCTGCAAGCTGCTGGTCCTGCCCGTCCTGGTCTGGTTCGCCACTGGCCTGATCGACGCGCCCCTGGCCTTCCGCCTGGGCGCGACCCTGCTGGCCGCCACCCCGACGGCCGTCAACGTCTTCATCCAGACCAAGGCCTACAGCGTGTTCGAGCGCGGCGGGGCGCGGATCGTGGCCCTGACCACCGCCGTCTCGTGCATCAGCCTGTCGGCGGTCGCGATCCTGCTGGAGCAATACGCGGCGTCGTGA
- the eutC gene encoding ethanolamine ammonia-lyase subunit EutC, producing the protein MSASITPDPWTALRRHTPARIALGRTGSSLPTSEILGFALAHAQARDAVHAPFEAEATAAAIQALGLETVIVDSAAPDRASYLRRPDLGRALSEAGRTALIARTRGACDLAIVVADGLSSTAVHAHAARLVEALLPAVREAGWRLAPVVVARQARVALGDAVGEVLGARLVILLVGERPGLSSPDSLGAYITFAPKVGRSDAERNCISNIRGEGLSYDAAAFKLAWHAREALRLGLTGVALKDESDTALLDVTTPRIAPAGSRPPTG; encoded by the coding sequence GTGAGCGCCTCGATCACGCCCGATCCCTGGACCGCCCTGCGTCGCCACACGCCGGCTCGCATCGCCCTGGGACGGACAGGGTCGAGCCTGCCGACCTCGGAGATTCTGGGTTTCGCCCTGGCCCACGCCCAGGCCCGCGACGCGGTCCATGCGCCGTTCGAGGCCGAGGCGACGGCGGCGGCGATCCAGGCGCTGGGCCTGGAGACGGTGATCGTCGACAGCGCCGCCCCGGACCGGGCGTCCTATCTGCGCCGGCCCGACCTGGGGCGGGCCTTGTCCGAAGCCGGACGAACCGCCCTGATCGCCCGGACGCGCGGCGCGTGCGACCTGGCGATCGTGGTCGCCGACGGCCTGTCGAGCACGGCGGTCCACGCCCATGCGGCGCGCCTGGTCGAGGCCCTGCTGCCGGCGGTGCGCGAGGCCGGCTGGCGGCTGGCCCCGGTGGTGGTCGCGCGTCAGGCCCGCGTGGCCCTGGGCGACGCGGTGGGCGAGGTGCTGGGCGCGCGACTGGTGATCCTGCTGGTCGGCGAGCGGCCCGGTCTGTCGTCGCCCGACAGCCTGGGGGCCTACATCACCTTCGCGCCGAAGGTCGGGCGCAGCGACGCCGAGCGCAACTGCATCTCCAACATTCGCGGCGAGGGGCTGAGCTACGACGCGGCGGCGTTCAAGCTGGCCTGGCACGCCCGCGAGGCGTTGCGATTGGGCCTGACCGGTGTCGCCTTGAAGGACGAGAGCGACACGGCGCTACTGGACGTCACGACGCCGCGTATTGCTCCAGCAGGATCGCGACCGCCGACAGGCTGA